DNA from Sphaerodactylus townsendi isolate TG3544 linkage group LG08, MPM_Stown_v2.3, whole genome shotgun sequence:
TGGAGATTTCCCTATCAAGAGCATTCCCTAATCTAGCTTCATTCAGATGTATGAAACTTAAAGTATGACGAAATCCTACAGCATAATCAGGAATTTGAGACTCCAGGTTGGATCAtatcatcagcccctgccagcatagccaatttgccatgttggcaggggctgatgggaattgtagtccataacatctggagtgccaaaggttcaccacctcgGGCATAGAATCTCTCTCTTGCATACAATTATGGAagacaatttcctttccttatttTATGATTGATTCCTGTATGATATCTCTGCTTCCactgtttgttcattcatttttcAATCTCACAGTGAAGATGTTTGCCTTCCACTACTGGTGCTATGCATACAGTATTCATGTTGTCTGTTTTATGCAAGAGAAAAAATCAGGCTCCTATTTACAAAAATGTATTCCACAATAACTTTGTTAGCTGTTAATGCCTTGAGAATCTTTGCAGTTAACATAATGGATTGTCAAGGCGAATATTCTGGAAGCTTCCCCTGCCTACTTCTTCATGTTTAAAAATGCCCAAAAGTTCCAGCATACTTTAACATTTGGTAGATTCTGAGAAGGAAAGATAATATTGTGAGATTGTGAAAAAATGTGGACTATGaatttccttttcctgcctctcaaaTTAAATAGAATTGATTAAAGACGGGGCTTTCTCTGTGGTGACTCTGAAATGCAGTGTGTCGCCTAGCAACTATCTGCTTAGATTTAGACACAAAGAGAAatacttacattttttttaaaaaaatctagcagCGGAACTGTTTTCTTCCTCTCTGTGTTATCAACTATTGATTTGCTGCTATTGAGTTGGAGGACAAGGAGTCACACTAACTTAGTTTCATTTGCAGCGTTCATTCTATTATCACTGGTTTTATTCCTTTTAAGGAAAGTGTTCAATTTTCTGTCTGCTTTTATGGCCATTGTTGCTGCATCAACTGTGTTTTGGCTGATTTGTCTGTTTGTATTAGCTATTTGATTGGTTTTCATTAGTttgcttataagccaccttgggaGTCTGTATACTCAGTTACCAGGCACCAATACCCCCAGTAACAAATAAATGATCAAACAAGTGATTCTCAGGAATGGATTTATGCAAAACTGCCTTTCTTTCCCAGCTTGAAGTGTGTATGCCTTGCCCTCATTTTCATACTGTTTAAAGCAAGCTTATTCAGTCTATCTCAATACCACCATCATTTTGCAAAGCAaaggtgttgtgaggggggggaaccaggGGCTCAAACCCTGGGCACAACTTGAGGAGATTGCATGGGGGACATGTTTGGTTGCCCCTCCCCCAGGAGTGAGAAGCTGGAGCATTTGCATagctggcctcctcctcctcctctcctctctaaCAGCCTCTGCCTCCCATCTCCTTGGGTTGCCGCTGCTGTGGCCAGCACCTGCCCGCCTCTGCTAGCTACCTGCCCTCCTACTGGGTCTCTTCTGGGGATTGGACAGGTGCAGCAGTTTTAAGCAGTGGCCTGGGAGAAGCCAGAGACTCCCCCACCTAGGAGTGAGGAGCTACAGGCGCATTTGTGCTGCCTGCACCTCTTCCTGTGTCCTCCCGCTGTTTCCTCAAGATTCCTGCGGAGCAGAGACATGCCTTCCTTGCTTTGCTGGGGAGGCGAGtcggtctgccccccccccccccccgccgcttccTTCTCCATGGAGGAAAAAACCACCCAGGGATTACCCCCTCTTCCAGACCAGGGGGGCCAAGTCAGAGGGGAGAGTGACCGGGGTCCCTGCCCTCCAGCAGCATGAAGGGCGCTTGCGGGTGTGcccctttctttctgcctttccttccttccaacacAACTAGCGTGGCTcagcatccccctccccactcccccactgtGCTGGCATGTTTTGCAGCTACTCCCATCCTTCAAGAAGCAGGATCCTGCTCCATCAAACTTCCCCATATTTTGCAACTCCTCGTGCTGCGTCTTCGAAGCAGAATCTAGCCAAGCAAATAATGTGCGAGTGTCCTAACTCGAGTGTTTCCAACAGACTGCGCCTTGGAAAGCAGGGAGAGAGGAGATCTCCTTGGGACCTTCCCTCCTCGGAGACTCTCAACCGGCAGTTCGGAAAACTTTCCCCACCCACAGTCCCCAAAAGCGAGGGATATTGGGCAGGGGGATGGGAGGCGCGCGGGGCAGGGGGAGCCCCcagggtggcaggcaggcaagccGGCGGCCGCGCGGGCAGCCAACCCGAGCCGCCCCCGCCTGCCCTCGCCGACAGCCTCCTCCGCTGCGGagcctgagcagcagcagcagcaccgtaaaggggggggggccggAGGAGGATCAGGAAGAGTGGCAGGCTTCCCATCCAATGAGGAGGGCCGCGGAGGCCGGGCGGGGGCGGTGGAGTTGGAGGCTGCAGCTCCGCAGCCATTCAGCAGAGGGGGAAGCGAGCCCGGCgggtgctgccgctgctgcttctGCCGCCGCTCGCTCCGGCCGCGTCTCCTGCTCCGCGGCGCTCGCCTCGCATCCCGGCCGGTCGGGCCAGCAGAAGTGGCGCGCCGCTGCCGGGGTCTGGATGGGCTGGCCATGGAGCGGCACCGCCTGCTGAGCAGAGCGGGCGCTGCAGGGAGGCCGGTGCCGCCTtctcgcctcctcctcctcccggatCGAGTGCCCGGCGGGCGCGGGGGAGCCATGGCGAGGCAAGTCGGAGGGATCACCAGCGAGCCTTTCGCATCGTCTTAGCGGCCTCCCCCGGAGCACCAAGACAGGCAGGCGGATCCAGGCTCCACTCCCGGGGCGGTCGGTGGCGCACGCCGGAGGagtagttgctgctgctgctgctgctgctgccgccgccggaCACCCGCTTCCCCCTAAAGGCGCAATGCACTTTCCGAGCCACCGGCGGCTCAACACCCGCATAAAGTTTGCCTGCTTCCCGGGCTCCGGCTGCGCTCCTCGCTTGGCTGCAGAGCGGAAACTCGCCCGGCTTGCGGAGGGGCCGAGGAGCCTCTGGCTTCCTGGGATGATGCGTTAACTTGGTGCAAAGgagtcccctcctcctcctcgtcctcccgCCCCCTCCATCCCTGGCTTCGTAGAAGGAATCCCGGGAAGCCTTTGTCTTGGACTGGCTCGCTGCTTCGTTCTGGAAGGACACGTGTCTCCTGGGGAGCGGGAAGATGCTGGCAACCATGGAAGCCAGGAAGAAACGCGCGTCCTTTTGAGCGTGGGCGGAGCTGCGGCAGGAGGCGCCCATGCCGGACCCAGCATCCCAGAGAGCAGCTAAGGGCATCCTGGAGGGACCAGAAGATGCCCCCTTTGCCCAGCAGGGGGAAGCCCTGGGGACTCTGAGCTAACCCTTCCCGCCTGCCCTTGGCACGCCAAAGCATTCGCCTGTGATGAGCAACAGTTGGCAGGGCTGGTCTCCTGCCCCATCCCCTCACTGTCAGCATGAAGGTTTTCCGCAGGAAGGCGCTGGTGCTCTGCTTGGGCTACGTGCTGCTGCTCCTTCTCACCATGCTCAACCTGTTGGACTACAAGTGGCACAAGGGGCCGCAGCAGTGCAGCGAACCTTCCCTGGCCCGGCGCACTCCGTACCCGCAGCAGCTGCCTTATTACACCTCCCAGTCCCGATCGGACACTCGTGCTCTCTACGGGCCCCCCGGGCCCCCTGCCCGCAGGCGGCAGTTGGTATACGTTTTCACCACCTGGCGTTCGGGATCGTCCTTCTTTGGGGAGCTCTTTAACCAGAATCCGGAAGTCTTCTTTCTTTATGAGCCAGTGTGGCATGTCTGGCAGAAACTTTACCCAGGCGATGCTGTCTCCCTGCAGGGGGCGGCCAGGGACATGCTGAGCTCCCTCTACCGCTGCGAtctctctgtcttccagctctatAGCACGGGAGGGGCTGGGAAGAACCTCACCACTTTGGGCATCTTTGGGGCAGCCACCAACAAGGTGATTTGTTCGTTGCCCCTGTGCTCGGCCTACCACAAGGAAGTGGTTGGCATGGTGGATGACAAGGTGTGCAAGAAGTGCCCCCCGCAACAGCTTAGCCTCTTACAGGAAGAGTGCCTCAAGTACCACACCCTGGTCATCAAAGGGGTGCGGGTCTTTGACCTGACTGTGTTGGCACCGCTCATGCAGGACCCTTCCTTGGCTCTTAAAGTCATCCACTTGGTCCGAGACCCCAGAGCCGTGGCTAGCTCAAGGATCAAATCCCGCCACGGGCTCATCCGTGAGAGCTTGCAAGTCGTGAGGAGCAGAGACCCCCGCATCCACCGCATGCCCTTCCTGGATGCTGGACACAAACTGAACAGCAAGAAGGAAGGTGGAGGCGGCTCAGACTACCATGCCTTAGGGGCCATGGAGGTGATCTGCAGCAGCATGGCGAAGACCCTGCAGACTGCCTTGCACCCACCTGACTGGCTCAAGGGTAACTACATGGCTGTCCGCTATGAGGACCTAGTGGTGGACCCCATCAAGACTTTACGGCAGGTGTATGGCTTTGTCAACCTGCTAGTTAGCCCCGAGATGGCGAAGTTTGCCCTTAACATGACCAGCGGGCCTGGGTACTCCTCCAAGCCCTTTGTCGTCTCTGCCAGGAATGCTAGCCAGGCAGTGAATGCTTGGAGGACAGCACTGAGCTTTCAGCAGATTAAGCAAGTGGAGGAGTACTGCCGCCAGTCCATGACCATTCTAGGGTATGAGAGAGCCAGCAGCCCCGAAGTGGTGAAGGACCTCAGCAAAACTTTGCTCAGGAAGCCAAGGTTGTGAAAGGGCTGAAAGCATGACTGACAACTTTGCAGACTGCTGCATTTGAAATAGGGGAGAGAGTGCAGGATGGGGATCTAAAGgacacgctgcccaggaaggtaATTTTGATCCTCACAAGAGACTATGGAGGGTCACACATTTTCATGTTTTGCCTTTGCTGGGGTGCCAgtcatgtatacacacacatcagCAAGTATTTGTAAGGCTTCTTTCCTCTCCAGAAGTACCAAACACATAGCTCGGTTTGACTCAGAATCTTAACATAcagtgttgtggtggtggtgatcATAAAGGACTTGCATAATTGTCAAGGAGTCATTTTTTTTTGGATCTTGTGTGTGTGGAATTGAGGGATAAAACAAAATGCGGAGGACTGGACTTTTGTATCAATGTTTAAATGTGATCTTAATAAAGAAATCGATAAAAACGGTTCTTTATAGAATGACTTAATTGGTTGGGACTTACACATGTTACTGATACAAATCTTTAAAATGTTAGAAGTGCAGACTGTTGTCATTGCTTATGTGTATTGCCCTTTTAGGATGTAGGTAGGAAAAAGGGAGAGTGTGGGGTTTTATTTTGTAATGTTAATCTCTCTAAAAGCTAGAAACTACCTGTTAACAAATATCATTCACAGTTTGCCTGTACGGGTGACTGTTTAGTTGCCAGCAGTGAACTGAAACTGAACTGCACTGAAAGAGCTGAGTATCCTCAACAATTCATAATAAATACTGTGACGCTAGAAGAAGGTGTCATTGGAATGGCTTTTAACAGCCACAGCAACTGCTTTGATCAATAGTAGTATTTACATTTGGTTTGAAGATTTCAGTGTGCATGTAGTACACAGTTATCTGAGCTATGGAATGTTTGAATGAAGTTATATATAGGTACAAGATATTTCAGGCATGACATTGTAAAAAGAAAGCAGTGGCACAGACTGCTTTCTGCATAGAAAGCACAAACTGTCAGATGGCTCTTCTCAGTAAAGCCATACTGATTCCGGTTTGTTTGACATAGGGGCAGGAATTGTTCTTAGTATGCAGTAATAGGGGCATCTTCCAGCCTCACTCAGTAGAGGCTTTGAAGAGCCATTTATCATTTGGACTTTGGACAGAAACATCtcttcacagttgagaaaagtagcaTTTGTGTGGGGAGTTTTGGTTTGCAGGTGGAAATGTTGTGCCTTCCAGTGCAGTCATAagtaagcccattgacttcagctAACTCTATTCTGATCACACTGCTTGTGGGCAaactacagttttttttaaaaaaatatttcattctcTGACTTTGAAAATTCTTCAAAGCTCTGCTTTGAGGTCTGTGGCTTAAATGGGTCTTGCTGCCTCTTATTTTGAATTCACAAACCTTTGGTATTGTTTACCTGCATACTATACTTTAGGACAGTAAAGATCTCAAGGCTTATAAGAAAGAGGGCTGGGAAACAGATTCCCAGCATTAGCATAGTGATGAGTGAGCCGTGTGAGCAAATGATGTGATATTGATATTTCTTATCTCAACAGTGGATTTTAAGCTAGTAAAGCACAGTTGATGGGGCAGATTATGGTGCTAACTGAAGTTAATGACAGTCATAGCTGGAAAACTTTGTTAGGAAAAAGAGCCTGTGGATTCTAAGGTAGCACTTTCAAGCGCACTTACTTGTGAGTCTCATTAAACCCAGGGGGACTTAATTCAGAATAAGTGAGCATAGGAAATGGGTGCATCTAAGATCCTGTCTAGCAGGAAACAACATGCACACTGAGtaacactttttattttttttaaatgatgttccTACACTAAAACATGCCTGTTGGTTCCCCAGCACAGGACGGAGAAATAACATTGCAATATATTGTACAACAGAAAAGAACTAAGAGAAAGTTCTGATGTCTTGACATCTCTGGGAATGCAGAATAACAACATCAAGAGTTAATTGTCAACAATGTGTATCTTAATTGCTTAATTGAGAGGTCTTATTGGCAGTGATGCATGTCTGTTACTGCATTGGTATTCTACGCTGATATAAAATCTATTGCAGTCATTCCATCTTGAGCTGTTCTGCTCAGTTCATTTCAATACTATGTCTAGAGGCAATGTTTGATTTCGTGTGTTCCCCACCTTCCTCTTCAATTGCTGTTTATGTGCCTCTGGTCCATCATTGTTATTTTACAGCTAATGCACTCAGAATCTATAAATTTTGTGATTAGAGAGGAGCGGGAGCTGCCTCTACGGGAGGAGTATTGCCATTCTCTTCTCATCCCTGGCTCCCAAGAGATGCTTCTTGGACAACAATGGCTTAACTATCTTGCTGAGTTAGGTGCTTGTGTGCCTGGAGTGTTGGTTTTTGGCCTCCTTCCTTCCAGCAGTTGTGACTCATAGGCCTAATCACATTCACATTCTCCCTGCAGCATAGGAACTGAAACTTATATGAGGAGTAGGTTTGCAAccaaaaacttattttaaaaaatcactcacaATAGGTTAGGGAAAGGTTATTCTAATctgtgtgttgtcaaaggctttcacggccggattcaaccagttctggtgggttttccgggctgtgtggctgtggtctagtggatcttgttacacagtgtgtaacaaacttcctctgtgatacacctctgaagatgccagccacagatgcaggcgaaacattaggaacaagatccactagccCATggccacatcctggaaaacccaccagaaccagttattcTAATCTGTTCTTTTAAAACATACTTTTGATGCCCCagtagattatttttttaaaactcaaattACCACCTGTTGCAAGAGCTTGGCTCATTCACGGGATAGGCTCTTTAACAGGTCATGTACCatatggaagtgtgtgtgtgtgaggggggtgtCTTTACTTATTTTTTGAAAGATATTCTTCATAGTTCAACAAAAACCCTTTTGAGCAGAGAGTGCAACAAAGTAATATAAATGTTGTTAATGCAACAGACAATATATCCATAATATTTAGCTGCAGAAACAAGATGGAATTTAAAGTGTAATAGTTAAAATGTGTTCTTAAATAAAAGATTCCAATTGCTGACCCAAGGGAACCAGACTCCCCCATGTGACAAATGTCTAGTAGcagatagtttatttatttatttataatttgatttctaggctgtCCTTCCCCTTAGCAGGCTCTGGGGAATAGATTCAACCAACTGAAATTGCAGTCCATACATTATAAAAGGTGTTGTAAAATCAAGCCCTAACTGACTAAGGGGAATGAAGGGGTGGAAAGtaagggagggaaaaagaagaaggaaaaggtaaaggaaaaagagaaggaagagggaatGGATAAGGGATAGGAAAAGGAGGGGTAAGGGAGGCCAGCTATGTTGGAATGCCGTTGCTGCCCCCAACCATAGGCCtgatggaacaactctgtcttacaggccctgcgggtaggtcccacagggcccaggtctcattcgACAGAGTTACTCCAAAAACGCCCTGCTGCTgattgaggacagctggatatttttggggccagggatcatcaaaGGTTGTTATCCGTAGAGTGAAATGTTCTCTTTGGGGTATATTTGGAGAGGAGGTATTGCTTGTGCAAGGCTCAAGagtttaaaggttaacaccaaaaccctGAACTTGATTTGGTACCAATGCAGCTAATGGAGCTCTGGATTGATAAGCTCCCACCACAGTGTCCTAGTACAGagccgtgcagctgcattttgaaccagttggagtttccagatcagtctaaggacagtccagtgtagagtgagttacagtagtctaacctagaggtggcTGCTGTGACTAGTCAGGTGTGACAAATAGGGGACCAGTAGCCTTGCCTGGCATAGATAGTAAAAAGCCAGTTTGACCATATTTGTGAATTGAGCCTCCGTAGATAAGGAGGCATCAGGTATAATACTGAAACTCTTGACG
Protein-coding regions in this window:
- the CHST2 gene encoding carbohydrate sulfotransferase 2; this translates as MKVFRRKALVLCLGYVLLLLLTMLNLLDYKWHKGPQQCSEPSLARRTPYPQQLPYYTSQSRSDTRALYGPPGPPARRRQLVYVFTTWRSGSSFFGELFNQNPEVFFLYEPVWHVWQKLYPGDAVSLQGAARDMLSSLYRCDLSVFQLYSTGGAGKNLTTLGIFGAATNKVICSLPLCSAYHKEVVGMVDDKVCKKCPPQQLSLLQEECLKYHTLVIKGVRVFDLTVLAPLMQDPSLALKVIHLVRDPRAVASSRIKSRHGLIRESLQVVRSRDPRIHRMPFLDAGHKLNSKKEGGGGSDYHALGAMEVICSSMAKTLQTALHPPDWLKGNYMAVRYEDLVVDPIKTLRQVYGFVNLLVSPEMAKFALNMTSGPGYSSKPFVVSARNASQAVNAWRTALSFQQIKQVEEYCRQSMTILGYERASSPEVVKDLSKTLLRKPRL